The following DNA comes from Nitrospirota bacterium.
GGTTTTGCCGTTATTGGTTTCAACCGTACTGTTCCAGCCATTGACGACATCGCCCATGAGGGTCAATTGATCATTGAGGGTATAAGTCAGCCTTGCTCCGGTATGATAATAAGGAATAGCCCAGGCAAAGAGAATGGAACGGGTATAGTTCCAGTTATCTTTGCTTTCAATCACTTCGGACCCATGCTGGGTCACAAATTTTCCAAAATCCAACTGCAATCCAGGCATTAAGAGCATGCTGGCATATGCCTGACGGAAGTTTTTATAGGTGGACTCAAGATTTGTTGCAGGACAGGGAATTGTTCCAGCGCAGGCCACGGCATCAGCCGCCTCGCCAAAAGCCAGGCCGATATAGAATCCGGCTCTGTTTGTTTCATCCACTGGTTTAACAATATTTAATTCCACCAGACTGACATTGAAATCATTGGAAACAAAATCAAAGTTATGAAACGCGTTTTTATGGCTTTGAGGACCGTTCATATTGTAGCTGTAGTAGCCATCCACAAAACCGCTCACATTGACCGTGTCGTACCATTTTGGCGCTTTTGCGTCTTCTGCATAACTGACCTGGACTGATCCAAGTCCGATTAAAGTAAAAAAGGCTGCTGCTAAACTCATATTAAATTTTTTAAACATAATTTCTCCTTTTTTTTAAATTTTAAAATAGATAACCTGGTCTTTGACCTCCGGATTCTATAATTTATATAATGATTTTGCAACCTTAATGCCAAATAGGAACAATATGCATAACCCATTGTTTTAAAAGATATTGTTAATTAAACTTATTTTTTCACCTCCTTTTTTACGACAGTTTTGTCGAGTTTTAAAACAAATTAAAAAATTTTTATTTTATAACTATTTGATTTTAAACAATATTTTAACAACTTACCCATTTTTGTAGGATCCTACAAATTTGTATTAACATTGATGGTCTCGTCAAAAGCCTGTGACGGACTTTGGAATGGTCGCACTTAGACCGAGACGGACTTTGGAATGGTCGCACTTAGACCGAGACGGACTTTGGAATGGTCGCACTTAGACCGA
Coding sequences within:
- a CDS encoding porin, producing the protein MFKKFNMSLAAAFFTLIGLGSVQVSYAEDAKAPKWYDTVNVSGFVDGYYSYNMNGPQSHKNAFHNFDFVSNDFNVSLVELNIVKPVDETNRAGFYIGLAFGEAADAVACAGTIPCPATNLESTYKNFRQAYASMLLMPGLQLDFGKFVTQHGSEVIESKDNWNYTRSILFAWAIPYYHTGARLTYTLNDQLTLMGDVVNGWNSTVETNNGKTYGIQAMVTPVKSLPIIINYMTGPEIIAGTVSDTKSLLDVVVTYNVTDSISLMANYDDGIQKQGLGVGAGDAKWSGYALYGKYAITPSMAIVARVEQLDDKDGFATATNLGTGGQKLKEGTLTLEHSAPGGCLVRLDLRQDKSDQDVFTKEDGTPTSTQNTVTLGVVHTF